Proteins from one Leptospira perdikensis genomic window:
- a CDS encoding NAD(P)/FAD-dependent oxidoreductase: MKVVVGSGIIGSWIAYQLAKAGEEVYVIEKSENAGDGISGRNSGVLHSGIYYDPNSLKSKLCLRGYELAISFFQKHQVPFLLCGKVITSGLSNSKEEETEKQIEIEKLLENGKNIGIPDLEIKQNPGNHWKHVEGNSALWVPKTGVVDVPTYLKMLWRACEEEGVQFLKNKKIVIDQGSVFSIDETTQVREEIEADHFINAGGLYSDELIKQAGSEDYEIRPNKGEYFRLKKTLPYETLIYPLPMKTSTALGVHYTFHLAGDAYAGPNSNWAESKEDYKMQTPRSEYFESLRKILNFYKEEDLSEGYVGLRPRLFYKGAAIKDFTILKQSNWIHLLGIESPGLTSAPAIAEEVVGMME; this comes from the coding sequence ATGAAAGTTGTAGTAGGTTCAGGAATTATTGGATCATGGATTGCATATCAGCTTGCGAAAGCTGGCGAAGAAGTGTATGTAATTGAAAAATCAGAAAATGCGGGTGATGGCATCAGTGGCAGAAATTCTGGTGTATTACATTCTGGTATCTATTACGATCCAAACTCACTAAAATCTAAACTTTGTCTTCGAGGTTATGAACTTGCGATTTCCTTTTTTCAGAAACATCAGGTTCCTTTTTTACTTTGTGGAAAAGTGATTACTTCAGGTTTATCTAATTCTAAAGAAGAAGAAACTGAGAAACAAATTGAAATTGAAAAGTTATTAGAGAATGGAAAAAATATAGGAATCCCCGATTTAGAAATCAAACAAAATCCGGGCAACCACTGGAAACATGTGGAAGGAAACTCAGCGTTATGGGTTCCGAAAACAGGTGTTGTGGATGTACCTACTTACCTCAAAATGCTTTGGAGAGCATGTGAAGAAGAGGGAGTTCAATTCTTAAAAAATAAGAAAATTGTCATCGACCAAGGATCTGTATTTTCTATTGATGAGACCACTCAAGTGAGAGAAGAGATTGAAGCAGACCACTTTATCAATGCAGGCGGATTGTATTCGGATGAATTGATAAAGCAGGCCGGAAGTGAGGACTATGAAATTCGTCCTAACAAAGGAGAATACTTTCGACTAAAGAAAACACTTCCGTATGAAACATTAATTTATCCTCTCCCTATGAAAACATCTACCGCACTTGGTGTTCACTATACCTTTCATCTTGCTGGAGATGCTTATGCAGGTCCAAACTCTAATTGGGCTGAATCCAAAGAAGATTATAAGATGCAAACACCACGTTCTGAATATTTTGAATCGTTGAGAAAAATTCTAAATTTTTATAAAGAAGAGGATCTGAGCGAAGGTTATGTAGGACTTCGGCCTAGATTGTTTTATAAAGGTGCTGCTATTAAGGATTTTACAATCCTTAAACAATCAAATTGGATCCATTTATTGGGAATTGAAAGCCCTGGACTAACTTCGGCCCCAGCGATCGCTGAAGAAGTTGTTGGAATGATGGAGTAG
- the pseF gene encoding pseudaminic acid cytidylyltransferase, translating to MKNVCIIPARGGSKRIPRKNIKIFAGRPMIGHSILSAIGSGIFDRVIVSTDDPEITSVAKEFGAEVPFIRPAELSDDYTNTTDVISHSINWLRNTDLDIKAVCCIYATAPFIQVSDLVQAEKIFHSGNWEYVFSATTFGFPIFRSIKKNTDGSIEMFYPEHFNTRSQDLPEAYHDAGQFYFGKPDAWLSGKKIFDIGSTIVDLPRWRVQDIDTLEDWDRAEVLYKLLNQSKSSTT from the coding sequence TTGAAAAATGTTTGTATTATTCCTGCGAGAGGGGGAAGTAAACGGATCCCCAGGAAAAATATAAAAATTTTTGCAGGGAGACCTATGATTGGTCATTCTATTCTCAGTGCCATTGGTTCAGGTATATTTGATCGTGTGATTGTTTCGACAGATGATCCAGAAATTACCTCTGTTGCTAAAGAGTTTGGAGCAGAAGTTCCTTTTATACGTCCGGCGGAGTTATCTGACGATTATACAAATACAACCGACGTAATCTCTCATTCCATTAACTGGTTAAGAAATACCGATTTAGATATTAAAGCAGTCTGTTGTATTTACGCAACGGCACCCTTCATTCAGGTTAGTGATCTCGTTCAGGCGGAGAAAATTTTTCATTCAGGGAATTGGGAATATGTGTTTTCTGCAACTACCTTTGGATTCCCAATTTTTAGATCCATTAAGAAAAACACGGATGGAAGTATCGAAATGTTTTATCCTGAACATTTTAATACTCGCTCACAAGATCTGCCGGAAGCTTATCATGATGCAGGCCAGTTTTACTTTGGGAAACCTGATGCTTGGCTTAGTGGAAAGAAAATATTTGATATCGGTTCGACAATTGTAGATCTTCCTCGTTGGAGAGTTCAAGATATCGATACCTTGGAAGATTGGGATAGGGCTGAGGTCTTATACAAACTACTGAATCAGTCAAAATCATCTACGACTTAA
- the pseC gene encoding UDP-4-amino-4,6-dideoxy-N-acetyl-beta-L-altrosamine transaminase, with translation MKQIPYGRHFIDQTDIDSVLEVLNSDFLTQGPQVPAFEKAVCEYVSAKHAIAVNSATSALHLACIALGVGKGDYVWTSPISFVASSNCALYCGADVDFVDIDSKSYNMSVDRLREKLEKAKAENKLPKVVIPVHFSGQSCDMEKIAALAKEYNFRVIEDASHAIGGSYLNEKVGNCKYSDVTIFSFHPVKIITTGEGGMCTTNDSEIANLIYRLRSHGITRNPKEMTEQPDGPWYYQQIDLGFNYRMNDIQAALGVSQLKRLDTIVEKRHKVREYYDKILKDVGVVLPEQMDYAKSSLHLYVIQVIEKEMNADRKEIFERLRVSGILVNVHYIPIYRQPYYQKKYGFKYSDFPEAEKYYSNTISIPIYPELNQEDQDRVKDAMSKPIGHQVLF, from the coding sequence ATGAAACAGATTCCTTATGGTAGACATTTCATCGACCAAACAGACATCGATAGTGTTTTGGAAGTTTTAAATTCTGACTTCTTAACCCAAGGTCCTCAAGTTCCTGCATTTGAAAAAGCAGTTTGCGAATATGTATCTGCTAAACATGCAATTGCAGTCAATAGCGCAACCTCTGCTTTACATTTGGCATGTATTGCTCTCGGAGTAGGCAAAGGTGATTATGTTTGGACCAGTCCAATTTCATTTGTGGCTAGTTCAAATTGTGCTTTGTATTGTGGTGCGGATGTTGATTTCGTCGATATCGATTCCAAATCCTATAATATGTCCGTAGATAGATTGAGGGAAAAGTTAGAAAAAGCAAAAGCTGAAAACAAACTTCCTAAGGTTGTCATTCCTGTTCATTTTTCTGGTCAAAGTTGCGATATGGAAAAAATCGCTGCACTTGCAAAGGAATACAATTTCCGAGTCATTGAAGATGCCTCTCATGCAATTGGTGGATCCTATTTGAATGAAAAAGTAGGTAATTGTAAATATAGCGATGTAACTATTTTTAGTTTTCATCCAGTAAAAATAATTACTACCGGCGAAGGTGGTATGTGTACTACAAATGATTCAGAAATTGCAAATTTAATTTATAGGCTCCGTAGTCATGGGATCACAAGAAATCCAAAGGAAATGACAGAACAACCGGATGGACCGTGGTATTATCAACAAATTGATTTGGGTTTTAACTATCGGATGAATGATATTCAGGCCGCACTTGGGGTTTCGCAACTCAAACGCCTTGATACAATTGTTGAAAAAAGGCACAAAGTTAGAGAGTATTATGATAAAATTTTGAAAGATGTAGGCGTTGTATTACCGGAACAAATGGATTATGCAAAATCATCCCTACATTTATATGTAATTCAGGTAATAGAAAAAGAAATGAATGCCGATAGAAAAGAAATATTTGAAAGACTTCGAGTCTCAGGTATTTTAGTTAACGTTCATTATATTCCAATTTATCGCCAGCCGTATTATCAAAAAAAATATGGATTCAAATACTCTGATTTCCCTGAAGCAGAGAAATACTATTCCAATACGATCAGTATTCCCATTTATCCAGAACTGAATCAGGAAGATCAGGATCGAGTGAAAGATGCTATGTCAAAACCGATTGGTCACCAGGTTTTATTTTGA
- a CDS encoding phosphoglycerate dehydrogenase → MANVFVSTFPFCRTSKVALDLLESNGHKVTVNPLGRKMKPEEVASHAKDFDALIAGTEDLTELVTKTNHLKIISRVGVGLDSVPLDLCKEKGIAVAYTPDAVSPAVSELAVCLIVDGMRKVSYADLEIRKGEWTRPYGERIGGATIGIVGFGRIGKRVASHLLGYLPKEILVCDLMDQTEAIASLSGLAHSIKNVNDTLGKNWSSTSIKQVSFETLLKNSDAITLHVPLTTQTRNLLDHSKFSLMKPKAVLVNTARGEIVNEKDLFEYLKSAPLGCAAMDVFEEEPYHGPLCELQNVILTQHMGSCSNDCREDMEREAAENVVGFWKEEKIERVV, encoded by the coding sequence ATGGCAAATGTTTTTGTATCCACATTCCCTTTTTGTCGAACTAGCAAAGTTGCATTGGATTTACTTGAATCTAACGGGCATAAGGTGACAGTAAATCCTCTTGGTCGAAAGATGAAACCTGAGGAAGTTGCCAGTCATGCAAAAGATTTTGATGCGCTCATTGCTGGAACAGAAGATTTAACAGAACTAGTAACCAAAACCAATCATTTAAAAATAATCTCTCGAGTGGGAGTGGGGCTTGACAGTGTTCCACTGGACCTTTGTAAAGAAAAAGGAATCGCAGTGGCTTACACTCCCGATGCGGTTTCTCCTGCGGTTTCTGAACTTGCCGTTTGTCTTATCGTTGATGGGATGCGGAAAGTGAGTTATGCGGACCTTGAAATTCGAAAGGGTGAGTGGACAAGGCCATACGGAGAACGTATTGGTGGTGCTACGATTGGTATTGTCGGTTTTGGACGTATTGGGAAAAGAGTCGCATCCCACTTATTGGGTTATCTACCGAAAGAAATTTTAGTTTGCGATTTAATGGATCAAACGGAAGCCATTGCCTCCCTTTCAGGTCTTGCTCATTCCATTAAAAATGTAAATGATACATTGGGAAAAAATTGGAGTTCCACATCCATTAAACAAGTGAGTTTCGAAACACTTCTCAAAAACTCTGATGCGATTACCCTGCACGTTCCCCTTACAACCCAAACGAGAAATTTATTAGACCATTCAAAGTTTTCCTTAATGAAACCTAAGGCAGTTCTTGTGAACACAGCCAGAGGTGAAATCGTTAATGAAAAAGATTTATTTGAATATTTGAAAAGCGCACCACTGGGGTGTGCGGCAATGGACGTATTTGAAGAAGAACCGTATCACGGACCATTGTGTGAATTACAAAATGTGATATTAACACAACATATGGGGTCTTGTTCCAATGATTGTAGAGAAGACATGGAAAGAGAAGCGGCGGAAAATGTTGTTGGTTTTTGGAAAGAGGAAAAAATCGAGAGAGTTGTGTGA
- a CDS encoding ABC transporter ATP-binding protein codes for MIKFFYKQIPLPYKRLWNSISRRRKNQFFLLILLTLGASLAEIFSIGAIFPFLAVLTNPDKVYQIPELVFLWNILSIHSSSEILPFVTICFVVASLVSGAMRLLLIYAMTRLAFAAGADISFEIYRRTLFQPYSVHINRNSAEVISGITSHASSVVTQILTPILTITSSLIILLLILVSLLLVDVTVTLTSFLLFLSLYIIVASYYKGKLFRNGKILTKNLTIVQKTLQEGLGGVRDILLNNLQNYFLAIYRDSDSAYRKSAAENYYIGASPRYIMESLGMVALGLFAFYIGRSNESIVSAVPVLGSLAIAAQRVLPILQQGYTGWTNIKAGQENLLLVLDLLNQPIDINSGSAITDPISFEHHIDLKSVNFRYNPDGPFILSDINLRISKGSRVGIIGKTGNGKSTFMDLLMGLFSPTSGTLSVDGQIIDELNVPRWQNMIAHVPQNIYLSDSSIIENIAFGIDKSKIDIERVKQAAEKAKIAEHIESLDEKYDTFVGERGVKLSGGQRQRIGIARALYRNSSVIFLDEATSALDNETEREIIQSIESLDKSITLFIVAHRLSTVEMCDQILELNNGSIRIKK; via the coding sequence TTGATTAAGTTTTTTTATAAACAAATCCCCTTACCTTATAAGAGATTATGGAATTCCATTTCACGAAGAAGGAAAAATCAATTTTTTCTTTTAATACTTTTGACATTGGGTGCTTCCCTTGCTGAGATCTTTAGTATTGGTGCGATTTTTCCTTTCCTTGCTGTTTTGACAAATCCCGATAAAGTGTATCAAATTCCGGAACTCGTTTTTCTTTGGAATATACTTTCGATTCATTCATCTTCAGAAATTCTTCCTTTTGTTACCATTTGTTTTGTTGTTGCTTCACTAGTATCCGGAGCAATGCGTTTACTTTTGATTTACGCAATGACAAGGCTTGCTTTTGCTGCAGGAGCAGATATTAGTTTTGAAATTTATCGAAGAACTTTGTTTCAGCCATATTCGGTTCATATAAATAGAAACAGTGCTGAGGTGATAAGTGGGATTACCTCTCACGCCAGTAGTGTTGTGACACAAATCCTGACTCCCATTCTTACCATTACGTCTTCTTTAATTATACTATTATTAATTTTGGTTAGTTTGCTGTTAGTTGATGTTACTGTTACTCTCACATCCTTCTTGTTGTTTTTGTCGTTATATATAATTGTCGCTTCCTATTATAAAGGAAAACTTTTTAGAAATGGGAAAATTTTAACGAAAAACCTCACGATTGTACAGAAAACCTTACAAGAAGGTCTTGGTGGCGTTCGTGATATTCTTTTGAATAATCTACAGAATTATTTTTTAGCTATATATAGAGATTCAGATTCTGCCTATCGGAAATCAGCCGCAGAGAATTATTATATAGGAGCTAGTCCTCGTTATATCATGGAATCTTTAGGAATGGTTGCATTGGGGCTGTTTGCATTTTATATTGGAAGGTCCAATGAATCTATCGTTTCTGCGGTCCCAGTATTAGGTTCACTTGCCATTGCTGCACAGAGAGTTTTGCCAATCTTACAACAAGGTTATACCGGATGGACTAATATCAAAGCTGGCCAAGAGAACTTACTTCTCGTTTTGGATTTGTTAAACCAGCCTATAGATATCAACTCAGGGAGTGCCATCACAGATCCGATTTCCTTCGAACATCATATCGATCTAAAATCTGTCAATTTCAGATACAATCCAGATGGCCCATTCATTTTATCGGATATAAACCTTCGGATTTCAAAGGGTTCTAGGGTTGGTATCATTGGTAAGACGGGGAACGGAAAAAGTACATTTATGGATCTCCTTATGGGTCTTTTTTCGCCTACTAGTGGTACGTTGTCTGTTGATGGACAAATTATCGATGAACTAAATGTCCCTCGGTGGCAGAATATGATTGCCCATGTCCCACAAAATATCTATCTCTCTGACTCATCAATAATCGAGAACATTGCTTTTGGTATTGATAAATCAAAGATTGATATAGAACGGGTGAAACAGGCAGCTGAAAAAGCAAAAATTGCTGAGCATATAGAATCGTTAGATGAAAAATATGACACGTTTGTTGGCGAACGTGGAGTGAAGTTGTCTGGAGGGCAGAGACAACGAATAGGCATTGCTCGAGCACTATATCGAAATTCATCGGTGATATTTCTTGATGAAGCAACAAGTGCGTTAGATAACGAAACAGAAAGAGAAATCATCCAGTCAATTGAATCTTTAGACAAATCAATCACTCTCTTTATCGTTGCACACAGACTTTCCACTGTTGAAATGTGCGACCAAATTCTAGAACTAAATAACGGTAGTATAAGGATAAAAAAATAA
- a CDS encoding MarR family EPS-associated transcriptional regulator: MPDLSTRSPSGPFVMKENFQYNDHHLKLLQLLEENPHLSQRDASDVLGLSLGKVNYILKAFLDKGLIKMNNFRNNKNKLSYTYLLTPQGIEEKARMTLHFFEIKKREYEALRTEVEKLGDIAEEFT, from the coding sequence ATGCCTGACCTATCTACGCGCTCCCCTTCGGGACCTTTTGTCATGAAAGAAAACTTCCAATACAACGACCACCATCTCAAACTTCTGCAACTCTTAGAAGAGAACCCACATTTGTCCCAAAGGGATGCATCGGATGTTCTGGGTTTGAGTCTTGGTAAGGTGAACTATATTTTGAAAGCCTTCCTCGACAAAGGCCTGATCAAAATGAATAACTTTCGTAATAATAAAAATAAACTTTCTTATACTTACTTACTCACACCTCAGGGCATTGAAGAAAAAGCAAGAATGACTCTCCATTTTTTTGAAATCAAAAAAAGAGAATACGAAGCTTTACGAACCGAAGTTGAGAAGTTAGGTGATATAGCGGAAGAGTTTACTTAG
- a CDS encoding GNAT family N-acetyltransferase has translation MKLRNVIPQDIDLVFQWANDPDTRNQSYSSNLIPYEQHRSWFHQKIEEKIDWFIAEINEIPVGIIRFDKNQDQLKVNYSIDERWRGKGLGKEIISLALNHISLELERETTILGFVKKNNLASIKCFASNGFSQDEHDLESYVFRKVINND, from the coding sequence ATGAAACTTCGGAATGTGATTCCTCAGGATATTGATTTAGTATTCCAATGGGCAAATGATCCAGATACAAGAAACCAATCCTATTCATCGAATCTGATTCCTTATGAACAACATAGAAGTTGGTTTCATCAGAAAATAGAAGAAAAAATCGATTGGTTTATTGCTGAAATTAATGAGATACCTGTCGGCATCATTCGTTTTGATAAAAACCAGGATCAGTTAAAAGTAAATTATAGTATTGATGAAAGGTGGAGAGGAAAAGGACTAGGGAAAGAAATCATTTCTCTAGCTTTGAATCATATTTCTTTAGAACTAGAAAGGGAAACAACCATCCTGGGATTTGTAAAAAAAAATAATCTAGCCTCTATCAAGTGTTTTGCTAGCAATGGGTTTAGTCAGGATGAGCACGATTTAGAGTCTTATGTTTTTAGAAAGGTTATAAATAATGATTAA
- a CDS encoding glycosyltransferase: protein MSEKHAVTLVLDEDGSIPLIQTELPVIALNWKEESKLVTYLDLRKPDVTIVDSYLADSSIYEILNNSANQLICIDDNKRMNYPQGASILNPGLGGIFLDYDQTRNPVFTGSEFVLLRKPFRGDLKISDLESEIKSIFISMGGADLLNLTPSIIGILSDVFPNATKEVVVGPAFQNFEEIKTKVDQNSNLHKNLDATSMKDLMLNVDLAITAGGQTTYELAKCGVPMIVIQTADNQNENVRFWKEGCRVMNTAKQIFDLPKFIEEYKDIKKRHEIRKFYAKFEFSKGILRII, encoded by the coding sequence TTGTCAGAGAAACATGCGGTTACTTTAGTCCTGGATGAAGATGGCTCAATTCCATTAATTCAAACGGAATTGCCAGTCATTGCCTTAAATTGGAAAGAAGAATCCAAATTAGTTACTTATCTGGACTTGCGAAAACCGGATGTAACGATCGTAGATTCTTATTTAGCAGATTCATCCATTTATGAAATTCTAAATAATTCTGCTAATCAGCTCATTTGTATTGATGATAACAAAAGAATGAATTACCCGCAGGGAGCAAGTATCTTGAATCCTGGTTTGGGTGGCATTTTTTTAGATTATGATCAAACGAGAAATCCTGTTTTCACTGGGTCCGAATTCGTTCTGCTTAGGAAACCTTTTCGTGGCGATTTAAAAATTTCAGACTTAGAATCTGAAATAAAGTCCATCTTTATTTCTATGGGTGGAGCGGATTTGTTAAATTTAACTCCCTCAATTATCGGAATCCTTTCCGATGTTTTCCCAAACGCAACCAAAGAAGTGGTTGTTGGTCCTGCATTTCAAAATTTTGAAGAAATTAAAACCAAAGTAGATCAAAACAGCAACTTACATAAGAACCTAGATGCCACTTCAATGAAAGACTTGATGTTAAATGTAGATTTGGCAATTACCGCAGGGGGACAGACTACATACGAACTTGCTAAATGCGGTGTACCTATGATTGTCATACAAACTGCTGATAATCAAAACGAAAATGTAAGGTTCTGGAAAGAAGGTTGTCGTGTGATGAATACGGCTAAACAAATTTTCGATCTACCGAAATTCATTGAAGAATATAAAGATATAAAGAAAAGACATGAAATCAGGAAATTCTACGCAAAATTCGAATTTTCGAAAGGTATTCTTCGTATTATATGA
- a CDS encoding GDP-L-fucose synthase family protein, with protein MDKQSKIYVAGHKGLVGSALVKTLNQAGFQNIIGKSHAEMDLANQTMVLDFFSKEKPEYVFLAAAKVGGIHANNSYPAEFIFSNLQIQNNIIDASYRYGVKKLCFLGSSCIYPKFAKQPMDEGQLLDGKLEPTNEPYAVAKIAGIVMCQSYNRQYGTNFISVMPTNLYGPGDNYHPENSHVLPALIRRFHEAKLTNQAEVVIWGTGKPLREFLYSEDMARACVFLMQNYDVTGDPRGGDHVNVGSGIEVSIKELAETVKEVVGFKGNLIFDLTKPDGTPRKLLDVSKLHKMGWKHEVELKVGVEAAYRDFVDLNRASH; from the coding sequence ATGGATAAACAATCTAAAATTTATGTCGCGGGTCACAAGGGACTAGTTGGTTCAGCTTTGGTAAAAACTCTAAACCAAGCTGGGTTCCAAAATATAATCGGAAAATCACATGCTGAGATGGATCTAGCAAACCAAACAATGGTTTTGGATTTTTTCTCAAAAGAAAAACCGGAATATGTTTTCCTAGCTGCGGCTAAGGTTGGCGGGATTCATGCAAACAATAGTTACCCTGCTGAATTTATATTTTCTAACTTACAAATTCAAAATAATATCATTGATGCATCCTACCGTTATGGGGTTAAAAAACTTTGTTTTTTAGGATCTTCTTGTATCTATCCAAAATTTGCTAAACAACCTATGGACGAAGGACAACTGTTGGATGGGAAGTTGGAGCCAACAAACGAACCGTATGCGGTTGCTAAAATTGCCGGCATTGTTATGTGTCAGTCATACAATCGCCAATACGGTACGAATTTTATTTCTGTTATGCCTACTAATTTATATGGACCTGGTGATAATTATCATCCAGAAAACTCTCATGTTTTACCTGCACTCATTCGTCGTTTTCATGAAGCAAAACTGACAAACCAAGCTGAAGTTGTCATTTGGGGAACCGGAAAACCGCTAAGGGAATTTTTATACTCAGAAGATATGGCAAGGGCCTGCGTTTTTTTAATGCAGAATTATGATGTCACTGGTGACCCAAGAGGTGGGGATCATGTCAACGTTGGGTCCGGAATTGAAGTCAGTATCAAAGAACTTGCGGAGACGGTAAAGGAAGTAGTTGGGTTTAAAGGTAATCTTATTTTTGACCTAACAAAACCAGATGGGACTCCTAGAAAACTTTTGGATGTTTCTAAACTTCATAAAATGGGCTGGAAACATGAAGTGGAATTGAAGGTTGGAGTTGAAGCGGCCTACCGAGATTTTGTCGATCTCAACCGTGCGAGTCATTAA
- a CDS encoding lysophospholipid acyltransferase family protein — protein sequence MKPKKRTVLYDFLIKLVSLTKGMVFHSIEENFSDTNEHLETPYPSAILCNHVSEADIVSLSLVYPRLKPKIKMIIPAREDILKPAFLQKEFRAKGIIKWIFQFIDATKIIPFLLRYIGAVPIKRPFRDNARELIKKGELREKVDSEWTELVANIKRGRNLFMFPEGTYNHDGFLNQIKRGAFYIKSKINSLHFNSFTLTYDHLSYQKTKLYIKYGKPFQFDSDLTADQVVRLVGEKLGKNYTVTLGNLTSFLLLKFGKETKIKKHQLVELVLKFKKQIELTFPDITIASELRKENFHPQLESIFLKLKQFKLIDWEDQTIHTKELLYHIPKSLHNLKKSNIVLYHRNQLTAHLNHLEDIWNSQFSNPGVTNETT from the coding sequence ATGAAACCAAAAAAGCGTACGGTTCTCTATGACTTCCTTATCAAATTAGTGAGCCTGACCAAGGGAATGGTTTTCCATTCTATCGAAGAGAATTTTTCCGATACAAACGAACATTTAGAAACACCCTACCCTTCTGCCATACTTTGTAATCATGTCTCTGAAGCAGATATCGTTTCTCTTTCTCTTGTATATCCAAGACTAAAACCGAAAATAAAAATGATCATCCCTGCCAGAGAGGACATTTTAAAACCCGCATTTTTACAAAAAGAATTCCGAGCCAAAGGAATCATCAAATGGATTTTTCAATTCATTGATGCAACAAAAATCATCCCATTTTTATTACGTTATATCGGAGCCGTTCCCATCAAACGACCGTTTCGTGACAATGCGAGAGAGTTAATTAAAAAAGGAGAACTACGCGAAAAAGTAGATAGCGAATGGACAGAACTTGTTGCTAACATCAAAAGAGGAAGAAACTTATTTATGTTTCCTGAAGGGACTTACAACCATGACGGTTTTCTAAATCAAATCAAACGAGGTGCCTTCTATATCAAATCAAAGATAAACAGCCTTCATTTTAATAGTTTCACTTTAACCTACGACCACCTTTCCTATCAAAAAACAAAGTTATACATCAAATATGGGAAACCATTTCAATTTGATTCAGATCTTACTGCCGATCAGGTAGTACGTCTTGTCGGTGAAAAATTAGGTAAGAACTATACAGTCACCCTCGGGAATTTAACATCCTTTCTGTTATTAAAATTTGGTAAAGAAACCAAAATAAAAAAACACCAATTAGTGGAACTGGTTCTCAAATTCAAAAAACAAATAGAACTAACATTCCCAGATATTACAATTGCATCTGAACTGAGAAAAGAAAACTTCCATCCCCAATTAGAATCGATCTTTCTAAAACTAAAACAATTCAAACTTATCGATTGGGAAGACCAAACCATTCACACCAAAGAGTTACTGTATCACATACCAAAGTCCTTACACAATTTAAAAAAATCAAATATTGTCCTATATCATAGAAATCAACTCACAGCCCACTTAAACCATTTAGAAGATATCTGGAATAGTCAGTTTTCAAACCCAGGAGTCACCAATGAAACAACTTAA
- the pseI gene encoding pseudaminic acid synthase, with protein MIKIANAVISKNHKPFIIAEMSGNHNHSLERALEIVDAAAEAGAHALKLQTYTADTITIDKSDGEFFISDAKSLWKGETLYNLYKQAYTPWEWHKPIMDRCKEKGIICFSSPFDFTAVDFLEELNVPAYKIASFENIDLPLIRKVALTGKPVIVSTGMANIQEISEAVETIRSTGNEQVILLKCTSTYPASPENTNILTIPHLGQTFGCEVGLSDHTMGIGVSVASIVLGATVIEKHFTLNREDGGVDSSFSMEPAELKALVIETERAWQALGKISYGPTEKEKASLVFRRSLYVVADMKAGDVITDKNIKSIRPGLGMPPKFYDKVLGKRVNQDISRGTGLHWDMIG; from the coding sequence ATGATTAAAATTGCTAATGCTGTCATATCCAAAAATCATAAACCATTTATCATCGCAGAAATGTCAGGGAATCATAATCATTCCTTGGAGAGGGCTTTGGAAATTGTTGATGCAGCTGCGGAAGCTGGTGCACATGCCCTTAAGTTACAAACTTACACGGCTGATACCATCACCATCGACAAATCTGATGGTGAGTTTTTTATATCGGATGCAAAGAGCCTTTGGAAGGGTGAAACACTTTATAACTTATACAAACAAGCATATACTCCCTGGGAATGGCATAAACCGATTATGGACAGGTGTAAAGAAAAAGGGATAATTTGTTTTAGTAGTCCTTTTGATTTTACTGCAGTAGATTTTTTAGAAGAATTAAATGTTCCTGCTTATAAGATTGCTTCGTTCGAAAATATAGATTTACCACTCATTAGAAAAGTTGCGTTAACAGGAAAACCCGTAATCGTATCCACGGGTATGGCAAACATCCAAGAGATCTCGGAAGCAGTAGAAACAATTCGTTCTACAGGAAATGAACAAGTGATTTTGTTGAAATGTACGAGTACATACCCTGCGTCCCCAGAAAATACAAATATCCTTACCATTCCTCATTTGGGACAAACCTTTGGATGTGAAGTAGGGTTATCGGATCATACAATGGGAATTGGTGTCTCAGTAGCAAGTATAGTCCTTGGTGCAACCGTTATCGAAAAACATTTCACTTTAAATCGTGAAGATGGTGGGGTGGATTCCAGTTTTTCGATGGAGCCTGCAGAGTTGAAAGCACTCGTAATTGAAACGGAGAGAGCATGGCAGGCGTTAGGTAAAATCTCTTACGGCCCAACAGAAAAAGAAAAAGCTTCTCTAGTGTTTAGAAGATCACTGTATGTGGTTGCGGATATGAAAGCCGGGGACGTGATTACTGATAAAAATATAAAAAGTATAAGGCCTGGATTGGGTATGCCACCTAAATTTTATGATAAGGTTTTAGGCAAAAGAGTGAACCAGGATATATCACGCGGAACTGGTTTGCATTGGGATATGATAGGTTAA